One Pochonia chlamydosporia 170 chromosome 5, whole genome shotgun sequence DNA segment encodes these proteins:
- a CDS encoding chaperone-binding protein (similar to Metarhizium robertsii ARSEF 23 XP_007817697.1) has product MGLEFDPDLVPRVKLGLHCAQILLGLVGWCMSIAVFTGKDAKVVGNNGWAFGVFLLSIPAWVYLIMTPRFARTRKFAEPHAMLGVDVAFTIIWLSAFAAQAAYNSSGLCGQACGVSKGVVALGVFVCLLFGATTFISAYTLTYWRFHGSLPGYDNRKLRGGDNNIDPDKAAFSMAPHDEEAYERVNADDHENNAFSEPRPYGNANPYSHDDDDPDRYGALPPRRNDLFNQDTEYSSGGAGLSTTDHTYGGSQVSYNDEPAKFPAGNYDRVDR; this is encoded by the exons atggGTCTCGAATTCGACCCCGACCTCGTCCCTCGCGTCAAGCTTGGGCTGCACTGTGCCCAGATTCTCCTGGGTCTCGTCGGATGGTGTATGAGCATTGCCGTCTTCACAGGAAAAGATGCCAAAGTTGTCGGCAACAATGGATGGGCATTTGGAGTG ttcctcctctccatcccCGCCTGGGTCTATCTCATCATGACGCCGCGATTTGCACGCACTCGCAAGTTTGCCGAGCCTCACGCCATGCTGGGTGTCGACGTTGCCTTTACCATCATTTGGCTGTCGGCGTTTGCAGCCCAAGCAGCGTACAACTCGTCGGGGCTCTGCGGCCAAGCGTGCGGCGTCAGCAAGGGAGTTGTGGCTCTAGGCGTCTTTGTCTG CCTCCTGTTTGGTGCCACCACCTTCATCAGCGCCTACACCCTGACGTACTGGAGATTCCACGGTAGCCTCCCGGGCTACGACAATCGCAAGCTCCGTGGGGGTGATAACAACATTGATCCCGACAAGGCTGCCTTCTCCATGGCGCCTCACGACGAGGAAGCGTATGAGCGAGTCAACGCGGACGACCACGAGAACAATGCGTTCTCGGAGCCAAGACCATATGGCAACGCTAACCCCTACAGCcacgatgacgatgatccTGATCGATATGGTGCTCTCCCTCCCCGCAGAAACGACCTGTTCAACCAAGACACCGAGTACAGCTCTGGCGGTGCAGGGCTGTCCACTACAGACCACACCTACGGCGGCTCACAGGTGAGCTACAACGACGAGCCGGCCAAGTTTCCCGCCGGCAACTATGACCGCGTGGATCGATAA
- a CDS encoding oxidoreductase (similar to Verticillium alfalfae VaMs.102 XP_003008532.1): MDGKRNIVIVGGGIIGCTTAYYLTRHPKFNPALHTITLLEAGPSLAGGASGKAGGLLALWAYPASIVPLSYKLHAQLAADHDGAQKWGYRRLQCGSFEAVVSRTKLREMQQFKDGGDREWQKLPKQDAAAKELLQDGILPRELDWVDRDLITSWAEMGGPGTTETSQVHPFHFTTSIGQLAQAAGVDMRMHAKVTKIVSSKASVDKVEYLDRSTGETIEIKDPTDVIVTAGPWTGRLLPRAKVEGLRAHSVVYDANVSPFAVFTDIQLPSDYVPEHRAKLGQRRMHKNHVDPEIYARPFGEAYACGEPDTTVPLLDTVDQVECDEAQCDDIIAYISTFSPVLAAAPIKAKQSCYLPRHMRFGQESGPLMGPTTVPGLWVASGHTCWGIQNGPATGKLMSEYVFDGEAKSANIEKLDPRKFRV, encoded by the exons ATGGACGGAAAGCGCAATATTGTCATTGTCG GAGGCGGCATCATTGGCTGCACGACGGCCTACTACCTGACTCGCCATCCAAAGTTTAACCCGGCCCTGCATACAATTACTCTCCTCGAGGCCGGCCCGTCGTTGGCAGGCGGCGCTTCTGGCAAGGCTGGTGGTCTGTTGGCTCTGTGGGCATACCCTGCCAGCATTGTGCCTCTATCGTACAAGCTGCACGCCCAACTGGCAGCGGACCACGACGGCGCGCAGAAATGGGGCTACAGGAGGCTGCAATGCGGGAGCTTCGAGGCCGTCGTGTCAAGGACGAAGCTCAGGGAGATGCAGCAGTTTAAGGACGGAGGGGACAGGGAGTGGCAAAAATTACCAAAGCAGGATGCCGCCGCAAAAGAGCTGTTGCAAGACGGTATACTGCCCAGAGAATTGGACTGGGTTGATCGGGATTTGATAACGAGCTGGGCAGAGATGGGCGGCCCTGGCACCACGGAGACCTCACAAGTGCACCCATTTCACTTTACCACGTCGATTGGTCAACTGGCGCAAGCGGCCGGCGTTGACATGAGGATGCATGCCAAGGTGACCAAGATTGTCTCGTCGAAAGCATCtgttgacaaggttgaaTACCTCGATAGAAGTACGGGAGAGACGATTGAAATCAAGGACCCGACtgatgtcattgtcactgcTGGTCCCTGGACGGGCAGATTACTGCCGCGGGCAAAGGTCGAGGGCCTACGAGCACATAGCGTCGTTTACGATGCCAACGTGTCGCCGTTTGCCGTCTTTACTGATATACAGCTGCCCAGCGACTATGTCCCGGAGCACCGGGCAAAGCTGGGCCAAAGAAGGATGCACAAGAACCACGTCGACCCCGAGATTTACGCACGACCATTTGGCGAGGCATACGCGTGTG GTGAGCCGGATACAACCGTTCCGTTGCTGGACACTGTCGACCAGGTCGAGTGCGACGAAGCGCAATGCGACGACATCATCGCGTACATCAGCACATTCAGCCCAGTCTTGGCCGCTGCGCccatcaaagccaagcaATCATGTTACTTGCCACGACACATGCGTTTCGGACAGGAGAGCGGCCCATTGATGGGACCGACGACGGTACCCGGCCTGTGGGTTGCTTCCGGCCATACGTGCTGGGGGATTCAAAATGGTCCAGCAACGGGCAAATTGATGTCGGAGTATGTGTTTGACGGGGAGGCCAAGAGTGCCAATATAGAAAAGTTGGATCCACGGAAGTTTAGGGTATGA
- a CDS encoding proteinrelated to glucan 1, 4-alpha-glucosidase (similar to Metarhizium robertsii ARSEF 23 XP_007817715.1) gives MEDPWSSPWATDTPAPPTIDLPSEPQRAHFGASPRKASRSPSPWGRPVDDGEDDWGGWNEAGGKDSPGWGRSPNLKPLGTAAGSLDPWALPGSDEKERDKGADSAISLGDDGRVDGHFRVTSQNTWEDGQVEVAQEERNHEEEESATAEQAPVEAKQPSKVQELVEMYDGMARIAKVDSAGSNADNTVEVTAEAEAEVTADTAGDTTEDTTEDTTAFAAADTTADTVGKSPDVIKDDDEAVQADAADELTNSTPSDKDDQHGEYPTPDLPDDSQETTNEEAKTNRTTPTHPPVPYAIDFTHLDTLFPNTPAVRTTPEELPESIVKESFTSVSQRKAWYRISRFGSIRKHNDGDDENYVRVGWNDSAVRKDTLTTVRRWMEEDSIGGRVVLGRRLGHGGGSIFNWDSEAPPVEIGELLAKRKPVASRLSEAKEADVAPAAKSPTHVDAPLQNEDDDWGEMVTTPMDSTFGGSPAAPSVAKPITSDAIVPTQVADPWGGLDMFGGGPGTPLQPVPSAKDPPLALSTSAPPTKPITVQSSPASSRPSNELAPQSVQEDAAAAILAGLPDLSYMLK, from the exons ATGGAGGACCCATGGAGTTCTCCCTGGGCCACGGATACTCCGGCACCTCCGACAATCGACCTGCCATCGGAGCCACAGCGAGCTCACTTTGGAGCTTCGCCCCGCAAGGCTTCTCgctcgccatcgccatgggGTCGGCCGGTAGAcgacggcgaggatgattGGGGAGGATGGAACGAGGCCGGGGGCAAGGACAGTCCGGGCTGGGGGAGGAGTCCGAATTTGAAGCCATTGGGGACTGCGGCTGGTTCTCTCGATCCGTGGGCGCTGCCGGGGTCAGACGAAAAGGAACGAGATAAGGGGGCCGACTCTGCCATTAGTCTCGGCGATGATGGACGGGTGGATGGGCATTTCAGAGTGACGAGCCAGAATACGTGGGAGGATGGGCAGGTCGAGGTGGCTCAGGAGGAGAGGAACcatgaagaggaggaatCCGCGACGGCCGAACAGGCTCCTGTCGAGGCGAAGCAGCCGTCCAAGGTGCAAGAGTTGGTGGAAATGTACGACGGCATGGCGAGGATAGCCAAGGTTGATTCAGCAGGGTCCAATGCAGACAATACGGTGGAGGTGAcggcagaagcagaagcagaagtgaCGGCAGACACAGCGGGAGACACAACAGAAGACACAACAGAAGACACAACGGCATTCGCGGCTGCGGACACGACAGCAGACACGGTAGGAAAGTCGCCGGACGTAATaaaggatgacgatgaggctGTCCAAGCTGACGCTGCTGATGAACTCACAAACTCCACACCATCAGACAAAGACGACCAGCACGGCGAGTATCCCACGCCAGACTTACCCGACGACAGCCAGGAAACCACCAAcgaagaagcaaagacgaATCGCACAACACCTACTCACCCCCCAGTACCCTACGCAATAGACTTTACCCATCTGGACACCCTCTTCCCAAACACGCCCGCCGTCCGCACCACGCCAGAGGAACTCCCCGAGTCCATCGTGAAGGAATCCTTCACATCCGTATCCCAACGAAAAGCGTGGTACCGCATATCCCGCTTCGGCTCCATCCGAAAGCACAacgacggcgacgacgaaaaCTACGTCAGAGTGGGCTGGAACGACTCGGCCGTCCGCAAAGACACCTTGACGACGGTCCGGCGGTGGATGGAAGAGGACTCCATCGGCGGGAGGGTCGTTTTGGGGCGGCGACTGGGCCACGGAGGaggcagcatcttcaactgGGACTCTGAGGCGCCGCCCGTGGAGATTGGCGAGCTGCTAGCGAAGAGAAAGCCAGTG GCGTCCCGTCTGTCGGAAGCAAAGGAAGCAGATGTGGCGCCTGCTGCGAAATCGCCAACTCATGTCGACGCTCCCCTGCAAAATGAGGATGACGACTGGGGAGAAATGGTAACGACTCCAATGGACTCTACCTTTGGCGGCAGTCCTGCTGCACCGTCAGTTGCGAAACCTATTACCAGTGACGCTATTGTCCCAACGCAGGTGGCAGATCCTTGGGGCGGTCTGGACATGTTTGGCGGCGGTCCAGGCACTCCTTTGCAGCCGGTGCCATCCGCAAAGGATCCTCCCTTGGCATTGAGCACGTCTGCACCACCCACGAAACCCATAACAGTACAGTCATCTCCGGCTTCATCCAGGCCAAGCAACGAGCTTGCACCGCAAAGCGTTCAGGAGGACGCAGCGGCCGCCATTTTAGCCGGGCTACCGGACCTATCATACATGTTGAAATAA
- a CDS encoding acid sphingomyelinase (similar to Cordyceps militaris CM01 XP_006667304.1), with protein MCPDRALSVMVDPSAAGTPYTTADQPGNTKFPAGPNGDHMCDVPFTLERSMYDAINKIVPDAAFTIFTGDIVDHAIWNTSQTYNTNLSTFQHAYDTMNSTLKLVYGTAGNHEAHPVNAFVPNAIGHDSQWIYDLLSSDWAHWIGQGSTSTVEKIGAYSTKYPNGNLRIISLNTNLYYRHNFWMYQAYDDKDPNGQIAWLINELNAAEKANERVYIMGHMPLGEADALRDGSNYLDQVFRRYQNTIAAMFFGHTHVDHFEVSYSDYTKRSASNAFMTSYIAPSLTPTSGMPSFRVYTVDPDTFAVLDHTTYMADMTNPSFQTTPVWTKFYSAKESYGPLVSPPLTDPRAELTPAFWHNVTVAFENDDSQFNAYIARKSRGWQAAACTGECKTNEICQLRAGRSQDNCWKPKPGINLTKRSGIHAERGEHDECGVPITLKTLTTVGTDEAALAELKRVMGDVVAEAKAKGIKGAEAA; from the exons ATGTGCCCGGATCGAGCACTCAGTGTGATGGTCGACCCATCTGCTGCAGGTAC GCCCTACACCACGGCAGACCAGCCTGGCAACACCAAGTTCCCTGCGGGACCCAACGGAGACCACATGTGTGATGTGCCCTTTACGCTCGAGAGAAGCATGTacgacgccatcaacaagattgTTCCAGATGCCGCGTTTACCATTTTCACTGGCGATATTGTCGACCACGCCATCTGGaacaccagccagacatacaacaccaacttGAGTACGT TCCAACATGCCTACGACACCATGAACTCAACCCTCAAGCTCGTCTACGGCACCGCTGGTAACCATGAGGCTCACCCCGTCAATGCCTTTGTCCCCAATGCCATCGGTCACGACAGCCAATGGATCTACGATCTTCTCTCCTCCGACTGGGCACACTGGATTGGCCAAGGCTCAACATCCACGGTGGAAAAGATTGGTGCCTACTCAACCAAGTATCCCAACGGCAACCTCCGCATCATCtcgctcaacaccaacctctACTACCGCCACAACTTTTGGATGTACCAGGCCTACGACGACAAGGACCCCAACGGTCAAATTGCGTGGCTCATCAACGAGCTAAACGCGGCCGAAAAGGCCAACGAGCGGGTGTACATCATGGGCCACATGCCGCTCGGTGAAGCAGACGCCCTCCGTGACGGCTCCAACTACCTCGACCAAGTATTCAGGCGGTATCAAAACACCATTGCGGCCATGTTCTTTGGTCACACGCACGTCGACCACTTTGAGGTCTCCTACAGCGACTACACCAAACGCAGCGCGTCCAACGCCTTCATGACATCCTACATTGCGCCCTCGCTCACGCCAACCTCGGGCATGCCCTCGTTCCGCGTCTACACTGTCGACCCCGACACCTTTGCCGTCCTCGATCACACCACCTACATGGCAGACATGACCAACCCTTCCTTCCAGACCACGCCCGTCTGGACAAAATTCTACTCTGCCAAGGAATCCTACGGCCCCCTCGTCTCGCCTCCCCTTACCGACCCCCGGGCCGAGCTCACACCCGCATTCTGGCACAACGTCACCGTCGCCTTCGAGAACGACGATTCCCAGTTCAACGCCTACATTGCACGCAAGTCGCGGGGTTGGCAGGCTGCTGCCTGCACAGGCGAATGCAAGACCAATGAAATTTGCCAGCTCCGCGCCGgccgcagccaagacaacTGCTGGAAGCCCAAGCCTGGCATCAACCTGACAAAGAGGTCTGGCATTCACGCCGAGAGGGGAGAGCACGACGAGTGCGGTGTTCCCATTACGTTGAAGACGCTAACGACTGTGGGAACGGACGAAGCCGCGCTCGCAGAGTTGAAGAGGGTCATGGGAGATGTCGTTGCggaggccaaggccaagggcatcaaggGAGCCGAGGCCGCTTAG
- a CDS encoding RNA small subunit methyltransferase (similar to Metarhizium robertsii ARSEF 23 XP_007817714.1): MTPRPLPYNGNYASPDDYISHLLHFVNTTDLFQILCGGTHILDFFTSSPGLFHTVVPQEWHPFLLECDIMRLLDIFIRDDLDHLDLEGLPELPDTLFQYIKSIRDLSLGRDYTEPSHELPVLPRIVKVGMKPKKIHEVSHFADYVHRLSQNIASASPSNQITHFVDFGSGQNYLGRALASEPYNQRVVAVEGRENNVTAARGLDMSSGLAVKQKVKRNKKLWTKILEAGGPNPHDNPDVFKQVAGAEGFDFRPRDQLHTECTVQHGKGHVQYVSGRLDSGDLSEVISTVQGSSDDEKLKLMAISIHSCGNLSHYAIRSLILNQDIRAIAIVGCCYNLMTEKLGPPTYKHAYLRPTLQALNGRVGRESSRFDPQGFPMSHRFSTYDDDGIRLNVTARMMACQAPRNWGLLDSEAFFSRHFFRAVLQKIFLDRGVVQLIHHVPEDADGEQLRTPGPFDFSTQPITVGGLRKNCYSSLRAYVRGTIEKLTTSSEYRQYADVMNEKMADITDDEIDRYEAEYLPRKKELCVVWSLMAYSAMVVESLIVVDRWMYLREQDEVGDAWVETVFDYGTSPRNLVVVGVKKGADVAPWGYD; this comes from the coding sequence ATGACGCCGCGGCCACTCCCGTACAACGGCAACTATGCCTCACCCGACGACTACATCTCTCACCTCCTTCACTTTGTCAACACCACCGACCTCTTTCAAATCCTCTGCGGGGGCACACATATCCTCGACTTCTTCACCTCATCCCCTGGTCTCTTCCACACCGTCGTACCCCAAGAATGGCACCCCTTCCTGTTGGAGTGCGACATTATGcgcctcctcgacatcttcaTTAGGGACGACCTTGACCACCTTGATCTCGAGGGGCTGCCAGAGCTGCCAGACACCCTATTTCAAtacatcaaatccatcagAGACCTTTCACTGGGTAGAGATTACACTGAGCCGTCGCATGAGCTGCCGGTCCTGCCGCGGATAGTCAAGGTCGGCATGAAGCCCAAAAAGATTCACGAAGTCAGCCACTTTGCAGACTATGTGCACCGGCTATCCCAGAATATTGCTTCAGCTTCACCCTCCAACCAAATAACGCACTTTGTCGACTTTGGCAGCGGCCAAAACTATCTGGGCCGCGCACTCGCCAGTGAGCCGTACAACCAGCGAGTCGTCGCGGTAGAGGGCCGCGAGAACAACGTCACGGCCGCCCGCGGCCTCGACATGTCATCGGGCCTGGCCGTCAAGCAAAAGGTGAAGCGGAACAAGAAACTCTGGACCAAGATCCTCGAGGCCGGCGGGCCAAACCCCCATGACAACCCGGACGTGTTCAAGCAGGTCGCCGGCGCCGAAGGATTCGACTTTCGGCCGCGAGATCAGCTGCACACCGAGTGTACGGTGCAACACGGCAAGGGCCACGTACAGTACGTGTCCGGCCGCCTTGACAGCGGCGACCTCTCCGAAGTGATTTCCACGGTCCAAGGGTCgagcgacgacgagaaaCTCAAGCTCAtggccatttccatccaCTCCTGCGGCAACCTGTCCCACTACGCCATCCGCTcactcatcctcaaccaggACATTCgcgccattgccattgtggGGTGCTGCTACAACCTCATGACCGAGAAGCTCGGCCCGCCAACCTACAAGCACGCCTACCTGCGCCCGACTCTGCAGGCGCTCAACGGCCGCGTGGGCAGGGAGTCGTCGCGCTTCGACCCCCAGGGCTTCCCCATGTCCCACAGGTTCAGCACctacgacgacgacgggATCAGACTCAACGTCACCGCCCGCATGATGGCGTGTCAGGCGCCCCGTAACTGGGGCCTCCTCGACAGCGAGGCCTTCTTCTCGCGTCACTTCTTCCGCGCCGTCCTGCAAAAGATCTTTCTGGACAGAGGCGTCGTCCAGCTGATACACCACGTTCCCGAGGATGCGGACGGCGAGCAGCTCAGGACGCCCGGACCGTTTGACTTTAGCACACAGCCCATCACCGTCGGAGGGCTCCGCAAGAATTGCTACTCGTCGCTGCGGGCCTATGTCCGCGGCACCATTGAGAAGCTCACCACCAGCTCCGAGTACAGGCAGTACGCGGATGTCATGAATGAGAAGATGGCGGACATTACCGACGACGAGATTGACAGGTACGAGGCGGAGTACCTGCCGCGCAAGAAGGAGCTGTGTGTGGTTTGGAGTCTCATGGCGTATAGTGCTATGGTGGTCGAGTCGCTGATTGTGGTGGACAGGTGGATGTATTTGAGGGAGCAGGACGAGGTTGGCGATGCGTGGGTCGAGACCGTGTTCGATTATGGCACGAGTCCGCGGAATTTGGTCGTCGTCGGGGTCAAGAAGGGTGCAGACGTGGCGCCATGGGGGTATGATTGA
- a CDS encoding corA-like mg2+ transporter protein domain-containing protein gives MLSKHECIQFPSLYEFLAGKGAPCDGKSRIRCVRLTQNRQPEYPDFDEKLLTSGTSQTDDQVPQTADILIIEKADARTLGLLLANKVSQSNRLSFLKFLETYLRDQPSFNFANVRHQLASMPSVVTKQQHVAFTYVTAREFDRPFTLGYRQVQKAGRRGGSWRIERTWGPMNPVQRTDTGGVSSAFCPLAVTRTQAAAWFNRGAGNPWNLGVILLDEPPRLTGLPGSLIPTYHVIHGDWYVDSASPSDLLVNCMKNNTNLQAAGIPSPMAVVQNLYRIVNFEWNHLITYYTRDLNSIEWALQHGDGNNKSTSEMLRDAMRNLFLNRRRIPWYRTLLREQLASCQSKGRRFWSLADGSTPEEDAMADELADDLRQLEYLMAQIHERLDASMTHIVGETNVLEAQRTHELNQITVQQNRIAFAQNKILLALALVGTFFLPINAIAAVFSMGGQWAAGEAMFPVFWAISIPLACGLVSALLVFMYCGNRGTDSVRFSWLDGCT, from the exons ATGTTGTCCAAACACGAATGTATACAGTTTCCCAGCCTTTACGAGTTTCTTGCTGGAAAGGGCGCCCCCTGTGACGGTAAAT CCAGGATACGGTGCGTCAGGTTGACACAAAACCGACAACCCGAGTATCCCGATTTCGACGAAAAACTCTTGACTTCTGGCACCTCGCAGACAGACGACCAAGTCCCGCAAACTGCAGACATACTCATCATCGAAAAAGCAGATGCTCGCACGCTGGGACTCCTCCTCGCAAACAAGGTATCGCAAAGCAACCGCCTGTCGTTTCTCAAGTTCCTCGAAACCTACCTCCGTGACCAGCCGTCGTTTAACTTTGCCAATGTCCGTCACCAGCTTGCATCGATGCCGTCCGTTGTGACCAAGCAACAGCACGTCGCCTTTACCTACGTCACTGCCAGAGAATTTGACAGACCATTCACCTTGGGGTACAGACAGGTGCAAAAGGCTGGGCGAAGAGGGGGCTCTTGGAGGATCGAGAGAACATGGGGGCCGATGAATCCTGTCCAGAGAACCGATACGGGCGGTGTGTCGTCTGCGTTTTGCCCTTTGGCCGTTACTCGCACGCAGGCCGCCGCGTGGTTTAATCGAGGCGCCGGCAACCCTTGGAACCTTG GAGTCATTCTACTCGATGAGCCGCCGAGACTCACTGGCCTACCCGGGTCTCTCATTCCCACGTACCACGTCATTCATGGCGATTGGTACGTGGACAGCGCCTCGCCAAGCGACCTCTTGGTGAACTGCATGAagaacaacaccaacttgcAGGCCGCAGGCATCCCGAGTCCCATGGCCGTTGTCCAGAATTTGTACAGGATAGTCAACTTTGAGTGGAACCACCTCATCACCTACTACACCCGCGATCTAAACTCGATAGAATGGGCGCTGCAGCACGGCGACGGCAACAATAAATCCACGTCGGAAATGCTGAGAGACGCCATGCGGAACCTGTTTCTCAACCGCCGTCGCATCCCGTGGTACCGCACGCTCCTCAGAGAGCAGCTCGCCTCGTGCCAGTCCAAGGGCCGACGATTTTGGAGTCTCGCCGACGGGTCTACCCCAGAAGAAGACGCAATGGCCGATGAATTGGCGGACGACCTGAGGCAGCTCGAATATCTCATGGCGCAGATCCACGAACGCCTCGACGCAAGCATGACACACATCGTGGGCGAGACCAATGTGCTCGAGGCACAGAGAACCCACGAACTCAATCAGATAACGGTGCAGCAGAACAGGATTGCCTTTGCCCAGAACAAGATACTGCTGGCCCTGGCGCTCGTGGGTACCTTTTTCTTGCCGATtaatgccattgctgccgtCTTTAGTATGGGCGGACAGTGGGCCGCTGGGGAGGCCATGTTTCCCGTGTTTTGGGCGATTTCCATCCCGTTGGCGTGCGGGCTGGTGTctgctttgttggtgtttaTGTATTGTGGGAATAGGGGGACGGACAGCGTGAGGTTCAGCTGGCTTGACGGGTGCACCTAG
- a CDS encoding glutathione peroxidase-like protein (similar to Metarhizium acridum CQMa 102 XP_007808449.1), whose product MASATSFYDFKPLDKRGQEVPLADYKGKVVLVVNTASKCGFTPQYEGLEKIYKSIKDKYPDDFTILGFPCNQFGGQEPGTDDEIQNFCLVNYGVSFPIMQKIDVNGDKASDLYEWLKAEKPGLMGLKRIKWNFEKFLVGRDGTVKGRWASTTKPESLEKPILDELEKK is encoded by the exons ATGGCCTCTGCAACCAGCTTCTACGACTTCAAGCCGCTCGACA AACGCGGCCAGGAGGTCCCCCTCGCCGACTACAAAGGCAAAGTCGTCCTCGTTGTCAACACGGCCTCCAAGTGCGGCTTCACACCGCAGTACGAGGGCCTCGAGAAGATTTACAAGTCCATCAAGGACAAGTATCCTGATGACTTTACCATTCTCGGCTTCCCTTGCAACCAGTTTGGCGGCCAGGAACCCGGCACCGATGACGAGATTCAGAACTTTTGCCTCGTCAACTATGGCGTCAGCTTCCCCATTATGCAAAAGATTGATGTGAATGGCGACAAGGCAAGTGACCTGTACGAGTGGCTCAAGGCCGAGAAGCCCGGCTTGATGGGTCTGAAGCGCATCAAGTGGAACTTTGAAAAGTTCCTCGTCGGCCGCGATGGCACCGTCAAGGGTCGCTGGGCGAGCACCACGAAGCCCGAGTCGCTGGAGAAGCCGATTCTCGAcgagttggagaagaagtag